Part of the Subtercola frigoramans genome, TGCGTTCCAACGCCGACGACCGCGCGCTCTACGAGAGCACCAAGCGGAGCCTGCTCACCAAGCGGTGGGCAGACATGAACGACTACGCCGACGCGAAGACCACGGTCATCCTCGCCATCAAGGCGCGGGCACGGGCCGCGCACGATGCGTGACAACCGCAAGCCCGTGTTCACACCTGGTTCCACCGCATAACGTTGCAGGATGACCGAAGAAACGAGCACTCCCACGGGTGAGGTTGCTGTGGCGGGCCGGCGAGCGCGACTCCTCGAGCTGGTCTACCGCGTCGGCATCATCATCAAAGGCATCGACGGGCTCATCGAGCTCGTGGCCGGGCTCCTTCTCTGGGTGGCGCCCGGTCTTCTCCGCGCCGCGCTTGCACCACTGGTACGCACCGACTCCGACGACGAGACCCTTCGGCTGTTCATTGCCCAGTACGCCGGCCGCCTCGACGCAACGCTTGCCGCTGGCGCGAGCGCGTTCGTGATCGTGTTCCTGCTCACCCATGGGGTCGTCAAACTCGTGCTCGTCTACTGCCTGCTCAAGGAATACCGGTGGGTCTACCCGTATGCGCTGGCCGTGCTCGGGCTTTTCGCCGCTTACCAGATCTATACGGTCATCCAGAAGCCAAGCCTGGGCCTGATCGTTCTCGCCCTACTCGACATCGTCATCATCTGGCTCGTCTGGCGAGAATGGCGAACCCTTACACGGGCCGCACGCCTCAGTGCCGCGTGATCGAATACCGGTGCTCGGGGCGCCCGGTCTGGCCATAGCGGAGTTCGAGTTTGACGGCGCCGATCTGCTCGAGCTGGGCCAGGTAGCGCTGGGCTGTGGCTCGGCTGATGCCGACCTGGCCTGCGATTTCTGAGGCGGAGAGGCCGGAGCCCCTCGCACTCATCGATTTGTAGACGAGCTGCAGCGTC contains:
- a CDS encoding DUF2127 domain-containing protein — encoded protein: MTEETSTPTGEVAVAGRRARLLELVYRVGIIIKGIDGLIELVAGLLLWVAPGLLRAALAPLVRTDSDDETLRLFIAQYAGRLDATLAAGASAFVIVFLLTHGVVKLVLVYCLLKEYRWVYPYALAVLGLFAAYQIYTVIQKPSLGLIVLALLDIVIIWLVWREWRTLTRAARLSAA